One genomic region from Lujinxingia vulgaris encodes:
- a CDS encoding YecA family protein, giving the protein MNHAGHQVHFLERLERVDGEEQELALKLYYDADFVRAYLDGMHIPPEFERVALALSDEPDGPHVVVTRGGTFVTCLGAGMKPRGLYVLERARTVGLHGYLEQMREACDKVVNSDLVPKRVFRTAREACHCLSREAFEEFRLVAALCSEELYPSLTQCSGKVARGFQGLSLRLGSKARRIRKMSPALEKRLREYWEDLFFLSHLTVVHAANAAELEIVFRETQRAEELVELNLFVLYAEMLFGVSLRALWCAAAYADVMVPRLMKALRWEDAGKKGYYAMVMTVIALRHPEYHQALVALFRSWESAACNSGEKVSENQGIELILSRILLPVLESPEEAREEHLRRARFQYAEARKVQTAQGLSGTPETPNDAEVLAAYHLMLFDRQGGNTTIYHLAQALPYLAQARAADLYPPADLVRNEPSWAPFVGLAWLEHLGMRLSSRAPAKTKETPGRNDRCPCASGRKYKRCCARAEAMS; this is encoded by the coding sequence ATGAACCACGCCGGTCATCAGGTGCATTTTCTGGAGCGGTTGGAACGTGTCGATGGCGAGGAGCAAGAGCTGGCGTTGAAGCTCTACTACGACGCCGATTTTGTGCGTGCGTATCTCGATGGCATGCATATCCCCCCGGAGTTTGAGCGCGTTGCGCTCGCACTCTCCGACGAGCCCGATGGCCCTCATGTAGTGGTCACCCGGGGCGGGACCTTTGTGACCTGTCTGGGGGCCGGGATGAAGCCGCGGGGGCTCTACGTGCTGGAGCGAGCGCGGACAGTGGGACTGCATGGGTATCTGGAGCAGATGCGGGAGGCGTGCGACAAGGTGGTGAACTCCGACCTTGTCCCGAAGCGGGTGTTTCGTACGGCGCGTGAGGCGTGCCACTGCCTTTCGCGGGAGGCGTTTGAGGAGTTTCGTCTGGTCGCGGCGCTTTGTAGCGAAGAACTCTACCCCTCCCTGACTCAATGCTCAGGTAAGGTGGCACGAGGCTTTCAAGGCCTCTCGCTGCGTCTGGGCTCGAAGGCTCGCCGAATCCGCAAGATGTCTCCAGCGTTGGAGAAGCGCCTGCGCGAGTATTGGGAAGATCTCTTTTTCTTGAGCCATCTGACGGTGGTTCACGCAGCAAATGCCGCTGAGCTGGAAATCGTGTTTCGCGAGACGCAGCGAGCCGAAGAGTTAGTGGAGTTGAACCTCTTTGTGCTCTATGCGGAGATGCTCTTCGGGGTGTCGTTGCGCGCTCTCTGGTGCGCTGCGGCCTACGCGGACGTGATGGTGCCGCGCCTTATGAAGGCGTTGCGCTGGGAGGATGCCGGTAAAAAGGGGTACTACGCGATGGTGATGACGGTCATCGCGTTGCGACATCCTGAGTACCATCAAGCGCTTGTGGCCTTGTTTCGTTCGTGGGAATCCGCCGCGTGTAACAGCGGCGAAAAGGTCAGTGAGAATCAGGGAATCGAGTTGATCCTCAGTCGGATTCTCTTGCCGGTGCTGGAATCCCCGGAAGAGGCGCGAGAAGAGCATCTAAGACGCGCGCGTTTCCAGTACGCGGAGGCGAGGAAAGTTCAGACAGCTCAGGGCTTGAGCGGCACGCCGGAGACGCCCAATGATGCCGAGGTGCTGGCGGCATATCATCTGATGCTCTTCGATCGTCAGGGCGGGAATACAACCATCTACCACCTTGCTCAGGCGCTTCCTTATCTGGCGCAGGCCCGCGCGGCGGATCTGTATCCACCGGCAGACCTGGTGCGCAATGAGCCTTCCTGGGCCCCTTTTGTCGGGTTGGCATGGCTGGAGCATCTGGGGATGCGGCTCTCCTCTCGTGCTCCCGCCAAGACGAAGGAGACGCCCGGTCGAAACGATCGTTGTCCCTGCGCCAGCGGGCGTAAGTACAAACGATGTTGCGCGCGCGCGGAGGCGATGAGCTGA
- a CDS encoding alpha/beta hydrolase family esterase yields MQVRTMWWLAVAAACVTWVGCGTEQADEPVVIEEQGPPYAPEWDGSEPLGGERAATVALPANYSVERRWPLVIALHGFSASPGWVDRFLGLSDMVDDREFIAVLPPGTVGAGDLSYWNATEACCDFADSGVDDVAYLSALIDEVSARLAVDPERIYFMGHSNGGFMAYRMACELSDRIRAVTVVAGSVDADPEACQPTHPVSVLHVHGDEDEVIPYGGGALSGERYPGAEEVAARWAGLQGCEEAVAGEAVDVVLGVTGAETEVERWQGCQPGASVELWSMRGAEHNPTLSTVGKRALVDFLLEQR; encoded by the coding sequence GTGCAAGTTCGAACGATGTGGTGGTTGGCGGTTGCGGCGGCGTGTGTGACCTGGGTTGGATGCGGGACCGAGCAGGCCGATGAGCCCGTGGTCATTGAAGAGCAGGGGCCACCCTATGCCCCGGAGTGGGATGGAAGTGAGCCCCTGGGTGGGGAGCGCGCGGCGACGGTGGCGCTGCCCGCGAATTATTCGGTGGAGCGTCGCTGGCCGCTGGTGATCGCGCTGCACGGCTTTTCGGCGTCGCCGGGCTGGGTGGATCGTTTTCTGGGGCTGAGCGATATGGTCGATGATCGGGAGTTTATCGCGGTGCTGCCGCCGGGGACGGTCGGCGCCGGCGATCTTAGCTACTGGAACGCCACCGAGGCCTGTTGCGACTTTGCCGACAGCGGCGTTGACGATGTGGCCTACCTCAGCGCGCTTATCGATGAGGTCAGCGCGCGACTGGCCGTCGACCCGGAGCGGATCTATTTTATGGGACACTCCAACGGCGGCTTTATGGCGTACCGGATGGCCTGTGAACTCAGCGATCGTATTCGCGCGGTGACGGTGGTGGCCGGCTCGGTGGATGCCGATCCGGAGGCGTGTCAGCCCACCCATCCCGTCAGCGTGCTGCATGTGCACGGCGATGAGGACGAGGTGATTCCCTACGGCGGCGGAGCGCTCAGTGGCGAGCGTTATCCGGGGGCGGAGGAGGTCGCCGCGCGCTGGGCGGGTCTTCAGGGCTGTGAGGAGGCTGTGGCTGGCGAGGCGGTCGATGTGGTGCTCGGGGTTACCGGCGCGGAGACCGAGGTCGAGCGCTGGCAGGGCTGTCAGCCGGGCGCGAGCGTTGAGCTCTGGTCGATGCGAGGTGCCGAGCATAACCCGACGCTGAGCACGGTGGGGAAGCGGGCGTTGGTCGATTTTCTGCTTGAGCAGCGCTGA
- a CDS encoding FAD-dependent oxidoreductase, which yields MAGQSDVSGPDLTQGIALADLTPDSPVVGHVGDDAVVVVRKGEEVFAIGARCSHYGGPLEEGLVVGDSIHCPWHHAAFSLRTGESVSAPALTGTGCYPVTLEDGTVRVGPRKDAAEPAARGEALQSIVMVGAGAAAAAAAELLRHEGYRGKIVMIGAEESGPVDRPNLSKDYLAGEAPEAWIPLGGDERWNELDVHLVTGVEVSAIDRDAQTVRTATGEKFAYDALLFATGAEPVLPPIEGLSEVDHFTLRSLNDTSRIIEAAEAGQRALVVGAGFIGLEVAASLRNRELDVTVVAPDSVPLEKVLGKELGRLVQKTHEANGVNFRLGRTVERFAEGKAHLSDGDTLDFDFVVLGTGVRPRVSLAEEAGLNVDNGVVVDENLRSSDPAIFAVGDVARFPEPSSNAPARVEHWVLAQRLAQRAARVILDLPVEPLLLVPFFWSRHFDLNLKYVGHSTDYDDIVIRGDLDERDAIVGYLKQGRVEAVVTLGRARESLRAEQAFAEKDQATLKSLLKLD from the coding sequence ATGGCAGGACAAAGCGATGTCTCAGGACCCGATCTCACGCAGGGCATCGCCCTGGCCGACCTCACTCCAGACTCCCCGGTGGTCGGCCACGTCGGTGACGATGCGGTCGTGGTGGTGCGAAAGGGCGAGGAGGTCTTTGCGATTGGTGCGCGCTGTTCGCATTATGGCGGCCCGCTGGAAGAGGGTCTTGTGGTGGGCGACTCCATCCACTGCCCCTGGCACCACGCCGCCTTCAGCCTGCGCACTGGCGAGTCGGTCAGCGCGCCGGCTCTCACCGGCACCGGGTGTTATCCGGTGACCCTGGAAGACGGCACTGTGCGTGTAGGCCCCAGAAAAGACGCCGCTGAGCCTGCGGCCCGGGGTGAGGCGCTGCAAAGCATCGTGATGGTGGGCGCCGGCGCCGCCGCCGCTGCGGCCGCCGAGCTGCTGCGCCACGAAGGCTACCGCGGGAAGATCGTGATGATCGGCGCCGAAGAGAGCGGCCCGGTCGACCGGCCCAACCTCTCCAAAGATTATCTGGCCGGCGAAGCTCCCGAAGCGTGGATCCCCCTCGGCGGCGACGAGCGCTGGAACGAGCTCGACGTGCACCTGGTCACAGGCGTCGAAGTCAGCGCCATCGATCGCGACGCTCAAACAGTGCGCACCGCAACTGGCGAGAAGTTCGCTTATGATGCGCTCCTCTTCGCTACCGGCGCCGAGCCCGTGCTCCCGCCGATTGAGGGGCTCAGCGAGGTTGACCACTTCACCCTGCGCTCGCTCAACGACACCTCCCGCATCATCGAGGCGGCCGAAGCCGGGCAGCGCGCGCTGGTCGTTGGCGCGGGCTTCATCGGTCTGGAGGTCGCCGCCTCATTGCGCAACCGCGAGCTCGACGTCACCGTGGTCGCTCCCGACAGCGTTCCTCTGGAGAAGGTGCTCGGCAAAGAGCTCGGGCGCCTCGTCCAGAAGACCCACGAGGCCAACGGTGTGAACTTCCGTCTGGGCCGCACCGTCGAGCGCTTCGCCGAGGGCAAAGCCCACTTAAGCGATGGAGACACCCTCGACTTTGACTTCGTGGTGCTCGGCACCGGCGTGCGCCCCCGCGTCTCGCTGGCCGAAGAGGCCGGCCTCAACGTCGACAACGGCGTGGTCGTCGACGAGAACCTGCGCTCCAGCGATCCGGCCATCTTCGCTGTCGGCGATGTGGCCCGCTTCCCCGAACCTTCATCCAACGCACCGGCGCGCGTGGAGCACTGGGTGCTGGCCCAACGCCTGGCCCAGCGCGCCGCCCGCGTGATACTCGACCTGCCGGTCGAGCCCCTGCTGCTCGTTCCCTTCTTCTGGAGCCGCCACTTCGATCTGAACCTCAAGTACGTCGGCCACAGCACCGACTACGACGACATCGTCATCCGCGGCGATCTCGACGAGCGCGACGCCATTGTAGGCTACCTGAAACAGGGGCGCGTCGAAGCCGTCGTCACCCTCGGGCGCGCCCGCGAGAGCCTGCGCGCCGAGCAGGCTTTTGCCGAAAAGGACCAGGCTACGCTGAAGTCCTTGCTCAAACTCGACTAA
- the trhA gene encoding PAQR family membrane homeostasis protein TrhA — MSTNPYDRNTMGVKVGRESKQGESQLEELADKISDARERIAHTEIFSAEDIANSVSHGVGLGAAIVGFVVLMVSAWATGVALQIVSALVYGLTLVALFAASTIYHSVTQPRVRRALQVLDHCAVFFLIAGTYTPFALVTLQGTLGWTIMGVIWSLALLGVTIKLFWFGRFEGLSLALYLLMGWTIVFAIKPLWLALEPGGVFLLFGGGLFYTAGVAFFVWERLFLNHAIWHLFVLGGSVCHFLAILFYVLG; from the coding sequence ATGAGCACGAATCCGTACGATAGGAACACGATGGGCGTGAAGGTGGGGCGAGAATCAAAGCAGGGTGAATCACAGCTCGAAGAGCTGGCAGATAAGATCAGCGATGCGCGCGAGCGCATCGCCCATACCGAGATCTTCAGCGCGGAAGACATCGCCAACAGCGTCAGCCACGGCGTCGGGCTGGGCGCGGCGATTGTGGGTTTTGTGGTGTTGATGGTCAGCGCCTGGGCCACCGGCGTGGCGCTGCAGATTGTCAGCGCGCTGGTCTACGGGCTGACGCTTGTGGCGCTCTTTGCGGCCTCCACGATTTACCACAGCGTGACTCAGCCGCGGGTGCGGCGCGCATTGCAGGTGCTCGATCACTGCGCGGTGTTCTTTCTGATCGCCGGCACCTACACCCCCTTTGCCCTGGTGACGCTGCAGGGCACGCTGGGCTGGACGATCATGGGGGTGATCTGGTCGTTGGCTCTGCTGGGGGTGACGATCAAGCTCTTCTGGTTCGGGCGATTTGAGGGGTTGAGCCTGGCGCTCTATCTGCTGATGGGGTGGACCATCGTCTTTGCGATCAAACCCCTGTGGCTGGCCCTGGAGCCGGGAGGGGTGTTTTTGCTCTTTGGCGGAGGGCTCTTTTACACCGCGGGGGTGGCGTTCTTTGTGTGGGAGCGCCTCTTTTTGAATCACGCCATCTGGCACCTTTTTGTGCTCGGGGGGAGCGTGTGTCACTTCCTGGCGATTCTGTTTTACGTGCTGGGTTAA
- the ccoS gene encoding cbb3-type cytochrome oxidase assembly protein CcoS, translated as MNILYLLIPLALVLTLSSVAAFVWAVRRGQLDDLDTPALRPLLDDEPEPPRR; from the coding sequence ATGAACATCCTCTACCTGCTCATTCCCCTGGCGCTTGTGCTCACGCTGAGCTCGGTGGCGGCTTTTGTCTGGGCGGTGCGTCGAGGCCAACTCGATGACCTCGACACCCCCGCCCTTCGACCGCTTTTGGACGACGAGCCCGAGCCGCCCCGGCGTTAG
- a CDS encoding tetratricopeptide repeat protein has protein sequence MSEQQKSKSETEQAWEAAPDLVAAQTQELARRFYKKGELGRAEEVLGKLIKMRPAMSWAHALLGVVYRRQGRLLKALESLQRAAEIDNTDRNTLVNLGECLVLAGKVPEGVDVLRAVFEMGYDPEKAPEEHDMLTRRAGAQLEVIQRAARKVEADLRAKLEG, from the coding sequence ATGAGTGAGCAGCAGAAGAGCAAGAGTGAAACGGAGCAGGCCTGGGAAGCAGCCCCCGATCTGGTGGCGGCGCAGACCCAGGAGTTGGCCAGGCGTTTTTATAAAAAGGGCGAGCTGGGGCGAGCTGAGGAGGTATTGGGTAAGTTGATCAAGATGCGCCCGGCGATGTCGTGGGCGCATGCGCTGCTGGGGGTGGTGTACCGGCGTCAGGGGCGGCTGCTCAAGGCCCTGGAGTCGTTGCAGCGGGCGGCCGAGATCGACAACACCGATCGCAACACGCTGGTCAACCTCGGCGAGTGCCTGGTGCTTGCGGGCAAGGTGCCCGAGGGGGTCGATGTGCTGCGGGCGGTCTTTGAGATGGGCTACGACCCTGAGAAGGCCCCGGAAGAGCATGATATGCTCACGCGTCGGGCCGGCGCGCAGCTGGAGGTGATTCAGCGGGCGGCGCGTAAGGTCGAGGCCGATCTTCGGGCGAAGCTCGAGGGCTAA
- a CDS encoding heavy metal translocating P-type ATPase, protein MTQPSSVPCAHCGLPAPPPPAGAPEDAPSFCCVGCHSVYLALHESGLDSFYQLRDTWSSDPQPAQAPDVAAELAPLLDSEAFLNEHARQHEDGSLSARLHLEGVHCAGCVWLIERLPELMDGVLSARLDLTRGLLSLRWDPAQVRLSQVGQALARFGYRAHPLRADQREVRNQGLGRLLTRVGISWAVAMNTMIFAIAEYAGLSALSDAGLHTTMRWLSLGLSVVAMFVGGSIFFRRAWASLRTAFSQKLSTGLTHLSIDVPIALGIGVGWIHSVYNTVWGQGDVWFDSLTVLIAALLSARYLQLRGNARAADAAERLYSLLPRSARLLRRADEPTSQLRERAEAVLATSLRPGDLIEVRTGDVVAADGVVTLGRSEVLRALLTGESRPEKIAPGQVIEAGVTNLGALLHVEVRATAEETRVGKLLRWIEDHQSQRAPIVQLADRLGGIFVLAVLGAALLTALVWALVEPSRAIPNAVALLVISCPCALGMATPLAMSVGAGRAARRGVHIKNDDVIEALDHLTDLIFDKTGTLTVGQPTVAALEGDEEALHLASALESHSSHPLARALVAAAPPQAGFAPLPTREVEEHTGRGITGRVGEQRVAVGRPDWQLPEDHRWRVRASEFAARGLTPLVVMVDEEPRLLLGLGDRLRPGATELVARLGQRGVRVHLVSGDHPELVARVGEELGIDNARVRGGASPEDKVAIIEALRDVHPDATVAMIGDGVNDAAALQAAHVGVAVYGGSEASLQAADIFLMRQGLTPIEDLLDGSSIIMRTVRRNLTGSAIYNVFGVSLAALGLVSPLVAALLMPISSLAVVASSLSQRSFEPRPPRSASPDAANAASPAPAPQTPSPLARESAA, encoded by the coding sequence ATGACCCAACCTTCGTCGGTCCCCTGCGCGCACTGCGGGCTGCCGGCACCGCCGCCCCCCGCGGGCGCGCCCGAAGATGCCCCGAGCTTCTGCTGTGTGGGCTGTCACTCCGTCTACCTGGCCTTGCACGAGTCCGGGCTCGATAGCTTTTATCAGCTTCGCGACACCTGGAGCAGCGATCCGCAGCCGGCGCAGGCCCCCGATGTGGCCGCCGAGCTCGCGCCGCTGCTCGACTCCGAAGCCTTCTTAAACGAACACGCACGCCAGCACGAAGACGGCAGCTTAAGCGCCCGGCTGCACCTCGAAGGGGTGCATTGTGCCGGATGCGTCTGGCTCATCGAGCGCCTCCCCGAGCTGATGGACGGAGTCTTGAGCGCGCGCCTGGATTTAACCCGCGGGCTGCTCTCGTTGCGCTGGGATCCGGCGCAGGTGCGCCTCTCCCAGGTCGGCCAGGCGCTGGCGCGCTTTGGCTACCGCGCCCACCCGCTGCGCGCCGACCAGCGCGAAGTTCGCAACCAGGGCTTAGGCCGCCTGCTCACCCGCGTGGGCATCAGCTGGGCGGTGGCGATGAACACGATGATCTTCGCCATCGCCGAGTACGCAGGCTTAAGCGCCCTCTCGGATGCCGGGCTGCACACCACGATGCGCTGGCTCAGCTTAGGCTTGAGCGTGGTGGCGATGTTCGTCGGCGGATCGATCTTTTTTCGCCGCGCCTGGGCCTCCTTGCGCACCGCCTTCTCGCAGAAGTTAAGTACCGGGCTTACCCACCTCTCCATCGACGTGCCCATCGCCTTAGGGATCGGCGTGGGCTGGATCCATTCGGTCTACAACACCGTGTGGGGCCAGGGCGACGTGTGGTTCGACTCGCTCACCGTGCTCATCGCCGCGTTGCTCAGCGCGCGTTATCTGCAACTGAGGGGTAACGCGCGCGCCGCCGATGCCGCCGAGCGCCTCTACTCACTGCTCCCGCGCAGCGCGCGCTTGCTTCGCCGCGCCGACGAGCCCACCTCCCAGCTCCGAGAGCGCGCCGAAGCCGTGCTCGCAACCTCCCTGCGTCCGGGCGACCTCATCGAAGTTCGCACCGGTGATGTCGTCGCCGCCGACGGCGTGGTGACCCTCGGCCGCAGCGAAGTTCTACGCGCCCTGCTCACCGGCGAGTCGCGACCGGAGAAGATCGCCCCGGGGCAGGTGATTGAAGCCGGCGTCACCAACCTCGGCGCCCTCTTGCACGTCGAGGTGCGCGCCACCGCCGAAGAGACCCGCGTGGGCAAACTCCTGCGCTGGATCGAAGATCATCAAAGTCAGCGCGCGCCCATCGTGCAGCTCGCCGACCGCCTGGGGGGCATCTTCGTGCTCGCGGTGCTGGGCGCCGCCCTGCTCACCGCGCTGGTCTGGGCGCTGGTTGAGCCCTCGCGCGCCATCCCCAACGCCGTGGCCCTGCTGGTGATCTCGTGTCCCTGCGCGCTGGGCATGGCCACGCCGCTCGCGATGAGCGTGGGCGCCGGTCGCGCTGCGCGCCGCGGCGTGCACATCAAAAACGACGACGTCATTGAGGCCCTCGACCACCTCACGGATCTGATCTTCGATAAGACCGGCACGCTGACCGTGGGTCAGCCCACCGTCGCCGCCCTTGAGGGCGACGAGGAGGCGCTGCACCTTGCCAGCGCGCTGGAGTCGCACTCCAGCCACCCGCTGGCCCGCGCGCTGGTGGCGGCCGCGCCGCCGCAAGCCGGCTTCGCACCGCTCCCCACCCGCGAGGTCGAGGAGCACACCGGGCGCGGCATCACCGGTCGGGTCGGCGAGCAACGCGTGGCGGTGGGGCGCCCGGATTGGCAACTTCCCGAGGATCATCGCTGGCGGGTGCGCGCCTCGGAGTTCGCCGCCCGGGGACTTACCCCCCTGGTGGTGATGGTCGATGAGGAGCCGCGCCTGCTGCTGGGTCTGGGCGACCGCCTGCGCCCGGGCGCCACCGAGCTTGTGGCGCGCCTGGGTCAACGTGGCGTGCGTGTGCATCTGGTCTCCGGCGATCACCCGGAGCTTGTGGCTCGCGTCGGCGAAGAGCTCGGCATCGACAACGCCCGGGTCCGCGGGGGCGCCAGCCCCGAAGATAAGGTCGCCATCATTGAGGCCCTTCGAGACGTTCACCCCGACGCCACCGTCGCCATGATCGGCGACGGGGTCAACGACGCCGCCGCGCTGCAGGCCGCCCACGTCGGCGTGGCCGTCTACGGCGGGTCCGAGGCCAGCCTCCAGGCCGCCGACATCTTCCTGATGCGCCAGGGCCTGACCCCCATCGAAGATCTCCTCGACGGCTCCTCCATCATCATGCGCACCGTGCGTCGAAACCTCACGGGCTCGGCCATCTACAACGTCTTCGGCGTGAGCCTGGCCGCCCTCGGGCTGGTCTCCCCCCTTGTAGCCGCGCTGCTCATGCCGATAAGCTCACTGGCGGTGGTCGCCTCCTCGCTCTCCCAGCGATCCTTTGAGCCGCGTCCCCCCCGAAGCGCATCGCCGGACGCGGCCAACGCCGCCTCCCCTGCCCCCGCGCCGCAAACGCCCTCCCCCCTTGCCCGGGAGTCTGCCGCATGA